The following are encoded in a window of Colletotrichum lupini chromosome 3, complete sequence genomic DNA:
- a CDS encoding amino acid transporter: MTSRQDSIQAAPFTRSLSDGGEDSDKDVKLGVIEVNVLQERTIGLFGAVSLIVNKIIGAGTIFKLSGSVGMAMMCWVIGAIISTCGIFVMLEFGSAIPRSGGIKNYLERSFSPRIMQTCIYVFYCVFLQVSASNAITFSSYILVASGADSTTWKLRGVAIAGAVFSVGIHTVAPRTGRAIQDLLSAVKLFTLLFIVCCGFAALSGHLRVDSPHNFTNAFEGTSNSGYNIGSAILNVIFSFQGYDNVNAVLSEVRNPQKTLRIALPLSMSVIAVLYLLANVAYFAAVPKEAFIAAKVTVAATLFENIFGPSAGAKALPALVALSALGHLLGVAFTIPRLLQELAKDGVLPFSNLFMENRPFRTPIYALILHLGVTVLFICAPPAGDAFNFVVSLSSYPTTVLLTAITVGLVKLRFTDRENFQSPLRAPWILIVIYLAANILRITGNDNNPPLSAASPFDQNRVLASDSSSPKEQ; the protein is encoded by the exons ATGACGTCCAGACAAGATAGTATCCAAG CTGCGCCTTTCACTCGTTCTCTTAGCGATGGCGGCGAAGATTCGGACAAGGATGTCAAGCTTGGCGTTATCGAAGTCAACGTCTTGCAAGAGCGGACTATTGGACTCTTCGGAGCTGTCTCCTTGATTGTCAATAAGATCATTGGTGCAGG CACTATCTTCAAGCTTTCGGGTAGTGTAGGCATGGCAATGATGTGCTGGGTGATCGGAGCAATCATCTCGACGTGCGGTATCTTCGTTATGCTCGAGTTTGGAAGCGCAATCCCTAGGTCTGGTGGTATCAAGAACTACCTTGAGCGATCCTTCAGTCCCCGGATTATGCAAACTTGCATCTACGTCTTCTATTGCGTCTTCTTGC AGGTTTCTGCAAGTAACGCCATCACGTTCTCGTCGTACATCCTTGTTGCATCAGGTGCCGACTCGACGACATGGAAACTCCGTGGAGTTGCGATTGCTGGCGCCGTGTTCTCCGTCGGAATCCACACGGTTGCGCCTCGAACAGGAAGAGCGATCCAGGATTTGCTATCCGCGGTGAAGCTGTTCACGCTGCTCTTTATTGTATGCTGCGGCTTCGCAGCTTTGTCCGGCCATCTCAGGGTGGATAGCCCTCACAACTTTACCAATGCTTTCGAGGGTACTTCCAACAGCGGATACAACATCGGATCCGCTATCCTCAACGTCATTTTCTCCTTTCAAGGCTATGATAATGTCAATGCT GTCTTGTCTGAAGTCCGTAACCCGCAGAAGACTCTGCGGATCGCGCTTCCTCTCTCAATGAGCGTCATTGCAGTGCTCTACCTGCTAGCGAACGTCGCATAT TTTGCCGCCGTGCCCAAAGAGGCTTTCATCGCGGCAAAGGTCACCGTGGCCGCCACCTTGTTCGAGAATATCTTTGGACCCTCGGCAGGAGCCAAAGCTCTTCCAGCGCTGGTCGCTCTATCAGCACTGGGACATCTCCTGGGTGTTGCATTTACCATTC CTCGCCTGCTGCAAGAGCTGGCAAAGGATGGTGTGCTCCCCTTTTCCAACCTATTCATGGAGAACAGGCCGTTTCGTACGCCCATTTACGCCTTGATTCTGCACCTTGGAGTGACTGTTCTCTTCATTTGTGCACCGCCGGCTGGAGACGCCTTCAACTTCGTCGTCAGCTTGTCTAGCTACCCGACAACGGTCTTGTTGACAGCTATCACCGTTGGCTTGGTTAAGTTGCGTTTCACCGACCGGGAGAACTTCCAATCGCCGCTCCGGGCACCCTGGATTCTGATTGTGATCTACCTTGCGGCGAATATT